Below is a genomic region from Mesorhizobium sp. NZP2298.
AAAAGTCTGTGCCGGCTGCTTATGCTTTGGGCACGAACGGCGCCGGGCGCCGGCCGGCGCCTTGCCGCTCCAGCATCCAGCCGGGATATTCGGACGGCAGCGCGCTGACTTCATCGAGCTTGGCGAGGTCGTCCGCGTCGAGTTTCACTTCAGCCGCGGCAAGGTTCTGTTCGAGCTGGTCCATACGGCTGGCGCCGATGATGACGCTCATCACGAAAGGCTTGGCCAGGACATAGCCGAGCGCCACCGTGGCAACGCTGACATCGTGTTTCTTGGCGATCTCGCGCATGACGCCGACGGCTGCCCAGGCACGATCCTCGTTGACCGGCGGGAAGTTGAAGGACGCACGGCGGCCCTCGCCATTGCCGGGCGCACCGGGGCCGTATTTGCCCGACAGCAGGCCGCCGGCCATAGGCGACCACACCATCAAGCCGAGCTTCTCCTCATTGATGAGCGGCACGATCTCGCGCTCGAGGTCGCGACCGGCGATGGAATAATAGGACTGTATGGTTTCGAAACGAGCAAAACCCTTGCGGTCGGCGATGCCAAGCGCCTTGGCGATGCGCCAGGCCTGCCAGTTGGAAACGCCGACATACCGGACCTTGCCGCTGGCAACGAGATCGTCGAGCGCCCGCAGCGTTTCGTCGATCGGCGTCACCGCGTCGGTACCGTGCAGCTGATAGAGATCGATATGGTCGAGCTGCAACCGTTCGAGGCTGGCATCGACCGAATCCATGATGTGACCCCGCGAGGAGCCGCGATCGTTCGGTCCGTTGCCCATGGTGCCATGGACCTTGGTGGCGATCACCACGCTCGACCGGGCAATGCCGAGGTCCCGCAGGGACTGGCCAAGCAGGCGCTCGGATTCACCGAAGGAATAGACGTCGGCCGTGTCGAAGAAGTTGACGCCGGCGGCGATCGAGCGGCCGACGATCTCGTTGACGCCCTTCTGGTCGAGGCTGGCGATCAGGCCCCATTGGGCATTCTGGCCGGGGGCGCCGAAGGTCATGGTGCCGAGACAGAGTTCGGAGACGAACATCCCCGTATTCCCAAGCTGGTTGTAACGCATGGCGAAGGCTCCAAAAAATGTGATGACGAAAAACAAATAGGAACGGTACGTTTCGTTTCCAGTGTTGGCGTAATGATGGGGCAGGCGCTGGCTCAAACCGTCGTCGACCCAAGCGCGCGGGCTCACCGGCGTTGCGATCGGATCAGGCTTCCCAGGGATTGAGCATTGTGACGCCGGTATCGTCGAGGTCGCCGACGTTGCGCGTCACAAGGATAGGATCGCGGAAGAGCGCCGTCGCGACTATAATCCATCCGCGTCACGACGAGCAGCAAGGAAATGCCATTGTTCGACCGGTAGATCGTCGGAGACTACCGGCTGCCGAAGATCGCCGAACCGACGCGGACGCTGGTGGCGCCGAAGGCGATCGCCGTCTCATAATCGCCGGACATGCCCATCGACAGTTTGGCGACGCCGGCCTCACGTCCAAGCTTTTCCAGCAACGCAAAGTGGGGGCCTGGGTTCTCGTCGGCCGGCGGGATGCACATCAGGCCTTCGATGGCGAGGCCGTGGACATCGCGGCAGCGGGTTACGAAGGCCACGGTATCGCGCGGTTCGATGCCGGCCTTCTGCGGCTCGGAGCCGGTGTTGACCTGGACATAGAGTTTCGGCGCGCGGCCTTGCCGGGCCATCTCCTTGGCGAGTTCGGCGGCGATCTTCTCGCGGTCGACCGTTTCGATGACGTCGAACAGCGCCACCGCTTCTTTCGCCTTGTTCGATTGCAGCGGACCGATCAGGTGCAGTTCGATGTCCGGGAATGCCAGCTTCAGATCCGGCCATTTGCCTTGCGCTTCCTGGACGCGATTCTCGCCGAAGACGCGCTGGCCGGCCTCGATCACCGGCTGGATGTCGGCGGCGTCAAACGTCTTGGAAACCGCGACGAGCGTCACGGCACCGGCCTGGCGAGCGGCCTCCCGCTCGGCGGCGGCGATCTTCGCCTTGACCGCGAAAAACTGCTGAACGGTGTCACCCATATGCAAATCCCGCTGTTTTGACCCGCGTTTTTAGTCGCCGCGATGCCCATATGGTTGACGGGTTTGCCAAACCATGGTGAACACCCGGACCACATTCCCTGAACCGCCGAGCCAGTGGCCCGCGGTTCGCGCCTGCTTTTAAGTGAAAAACGTCCCATGGCAACCGAACGATACAATCCGCGCGCGTCAGAGCCCAAATGGCAGAAGGCCTGGGCCACCAAGAAGCTTTTCGAAGCGCATAATGACGACCCGAAGCCCAAATACTACGTGCTGGAAATGTTCCCCTATCCGTCGGGGCGCATCCATATCGGCCACACCCGCAACTACACGATGGGTGACGTGGTGGCGCGCTACAAGCGGGCCAAGGGGTTCAACGTGCTGCATCCGATGGGCTGGGACGCCTTCGGCATGCCGGCCGAGAACGCGGCGATGCAGAACAAGGTCCATCCCAAGGAATGGACCTACCAGAACATCGCCACAATGCGCGAGCAGCTCAAGGTCATGGGCCTGTCGCTGGACTGGGCACGCGAATTCGCCACCTGCGACGTCGACTACTATCACCGCCAGCAGATGCTGTTCCTGGATTTCGTCGAGAAAGGACTGGTGACGCGCAAATCCTCCAAGGTCAATTGGGACCCGGAGGACATGACCGTGCTCGCCAACGAGCAGGTCATCGACGGACGCGGCTGGCGCTCCGGCGCGCTGGTCGAACAGCGCGAGCTGACGCAGTGGTTCTTCAAGATCACCGATTTCGCGCAGGACCTGCTGGATTCGCTCGACGGGCTCGACGAATGGCCCGAAAAAGTGAAGCTGATGCAGCAGAACTGGATCGGTCGTTCGGAAGGCTTGCTGATCCGCTGGCCGCTCGCCTCGGACATCGCCGGCGAGCATGAGCTGGAAGTCTACACGACGCGGCCCGACACTATTTTCGGCGCCTCCTTCATGGCCATCGCCGCCGATCACCCGCTGGCCAAGAAAGCCGCCGAGACCAATCCGGCACTGGCGAAGTTCATCGAGGAGGTCCGCCATATGGGCACTTCGGTGGCGGCGCTGGAGACGGCGGAGAAGAAGGGGTTCGACACCGGCATCCGCGTCGTCCATCCCTTCGACGACAGCTGGACACTGCCCGTCTACGTGGCCAATTTCGTTTTGATGGAATACGGCACCGGCGCCATCTTCGGCTGCCCGGCGCATGATCAGCGCGATCTCGATTTCGCCAACAAATACGGCCTGACGGTGGTGCCGGTAGTGATGCCGGAAGGCGAGAATCAGGCGACCTTCCAGATCATCGACGTGGCCTATGGCGATGACGGCGCGATGATCAATTCGCGCTTCCTCGACGGGATGAAGCCGACCCAGGCTTTTGACGAAGTGGCCAAGCTCCTGGAACAGAAGACGATCGGCAACCGGCCGATGGCCGAGCGCAAGGTCAATTTCCGCCTGCGCGACTGGGGCATTTCGCGCCAGCGCTACTGGGGCTGCCCGATCCCGATGATCCATTGCGAGGATTGCGGCGTGGTGCAGGTTCCCAAGGCCGACCTGCCGGTCAAGCTGCCCGACGACGTCGATTTCGACCGGCCAGGCAATCCGCTCGACCGGCATCCGACCTGGCGGCACGTGAAGTGCCCGCAATGCGGCAAGGACGCGCGGCGCGAGACCGACACGATGGATACGTTCGTCGATTCGTCCTGGTATTTCGCCCGGTTCACCGCGCCCTGGGCGCATGAGCCGACCGATCCCAAGGCGGCGAATGAATGGCTGCCGGTCGACCAGTATATTGGCGGCATCGAGCACGCGATCCTGCACCTGCTCTATTCGCGCTTCTTCACCCGCGCCATGCGCGAGACCGGCCATGTCGATCTGGCCGAGCCGTTCAAGGGCCTGTTCACGCAAGGCATGGTGGTGCACGAGACCTACCGAGTCGGTTCGGCATCGAATGGCCGCTGGCTGGCACCGACCGAGGTGCGGCTGGAGGAAGTCGACGGCAAGCGCCGCGCCATCGACATCGCCACCGGCGAGGCTGCCACCATTGGCCCGCTGGAGAAGATGTCGAAGTCGAAGAAGAACACGGTCAGCCCGGAAGACATCACTGACGGCTACGGCGCCGACACGGCGCGCTGGTTCATGCTGTCGGATTCCCCGCCCGAGCGCGACGTCGAATGGACCGACGATGGCGCCGCGGGCGCGCATCGCTTCATGCAGCGCATCTGGCGCCTGGTGTCGACAGCGGCCGAGACGCTGGCGGGCGTCAAGCCTGCCGCGGCTGGCGCCGGTGAGGCGGGAACGGTCTCTAAAGCCACGCACAAGATCCTCAAGGCAGTCGGCGAGGACATCGAGAAACTCGCCTTCAACCGCGCCATCGCCCGCATCTATGAACTGGCCAACGTGCTGACCACACCACTCAACGAGGTGGCCGAAGGCAAGGCCGATCCGGCGCTGCAAGGCGCCTGCCGCCAGGCCGTGGAGATCCTGGTGCATCTGATCGCGCCGGTGATGCCGCATCTGGCCGAAGAGTGCTGGGAGACGCTCGGCGGCACCGAATTGGTCGCCGAACGGCCGTGGCCGGTCTTCGATCCGGCGCTGGTCGTCGACAACGAAGTCACCTATCCGGTGCAGGTCAACGGCAAGAAGCGGGGGGATTTGACAATTGCCCGCGACGCGGACCAAGGTGCGGTCGAAAAAGCGGTA
It encodes:
- a CDS encoding aldo/keto reductase, which encodes MRYNQLGNTGMFVSELCLGTMTFGAPGQNAQWGLIASLDQKGVNEIVGRSIAAGVNFFDTADVYSFGESERLLGQSLRDLGIARSSVVIATKVHGTMGNGPNDRGSSRGHIMDSVDASLERLQLDHIDLYQLHGTDAVTPIDETLRALDDLVASGKVRYVGVSNWQAWRIAKALGIADRKGFARFETIQSYYSIAGRDLEREIVPLINEEKLGLMVWSPMAGGLLSGKYGPGAPGNGEGRRASFNFPPVNEDRAWAAVGVMREIAKKHDVSVATVALGYVLAKPFVMSVIIGASRMDQLEQNLAAAEVKLDADDLAKLDEVSALPSEYPGWMLERQGAGRRPAPFVPKA
- a CDS encoding YggS family pyridoxal phosphate-dependent enzyme; translated protein: MGDTVQQFFAVKAKIAAAEREAARQAGAVTLVAVSKTFDAADIQPVIEAGQRVFGENRVQEAQGKWPDLKLAFPDIELHLIGPLQSNKAKEAVALFDVIETVDREKIAAELAKEMARQGRAPKLYVQVNTGSEPQKAGIEPRDTVAFVTRCRDVHGLAIEGLMCIPPADENPGPHFALLEKLGREAGVAKLSMGMSGDYETAIAFGATSVRVGSAIFGSR
- the leuS gene encoding leucine--tRNA ligase is translated as MATERYNPRASEPKWQKAWATKKLFEAHNDDPKPKYYVLEMFPYPSGRIHIGHTRNYTMGDVVARYKRAKGFNVLHPMGWDAFGMPAENAAMQNKVHPKEWTYQNIATMREQLKVMGLSLDWAREFATCDVDYYHRQQMLFLDFVEKGLVTRKSSKVNWDPEDMTVLANEQVIDGRGWRSGALVEQRELTQWFFKITDFAQDLLDSLDGLDEWPEKVKLMQQNWIGRSEGLLIRWPLASDIAGEHELEVYTTRPDTIFGASFMAIAADHPLAKKAAETNPALAKFIEEVRHMGTSVAALETAEKKGFDTGIRVVHPFDDSWTLPVYVANFVLMEYGTGAIFGCPAHDQRDLDFANKYGLTVVPVVMPEGENQATFQIIDVAYGDDGAMINSRFLDGMKPTQAFDEVAKLLEQKTIGNRPMAERKVNFRLRDWGISRQRYWGCPIPMIHCEDCGVVQVPKADLPVKLPDDVDFDRPGNPLDRHPTWRHVKCPQCGKDARRETDTMDTFVDSSWYFARFTAPWAHEPTDPKAANEWLPVDQYIGGIEHAILHLLYSRFFTRAMRETGHVDLAEPFKGLFTQGMVVHETYRVGSASNGRWLAPTEVRLEEVDGKRRAIDIATGEAATIGPLEKMSKSKKNTVSPEDITDGYGADTARWFMLSDSPPERDVEWTDDGAAGAHRFMQRIWRLVSTAAETLAGVKPAAAGAGEAGTVSKATHKILKAVGEDIEKLAFNRAIARIYELANVLTTPLNEVAEGKADPALQGACRQAVEILVHLIAPVMPHLAEECWETLGGTELVAERPWPVFDPALVVDNEVTYPVQVNGKKRGDLTIARDADQGAVEKAVLALDFVQKALEGKAPRKVIIVPQRIVNVVA